From a single Stackebrandtia endophytica genomic region:
- a CDS encoding quinone-dependent dihydroorotate dehydrogenase: protein MLYERAVRPVLFRVGRGDPETAHEKTLGWLSGIGRQPWLLKALTKVNQVKDPCRLFGLDFPNVVGLAAGMDKNGVAVQTWSALGFGFMEIGTVTWRPQPGNPRPRLYRLPTSKALINRMGFNNEGAQALARRLGSGVKPPIPVGISLGKSKSTPLEQAADDYVASFVELYRFADYFAVNVSSPNTPGLRNLQDAEGLSTILRALRDQNTRLAGGGPGRPILVKIAPDLTETAISQALEVCLAHGVSGIIATNTTLGRDGVVSVDRERAAQPGGLSGGPLRNIALPVVSFVQRETGGRLPVVGVGGITEPRHAAELIDAGASLVQLYTGFVYSGPKLVRRSAKAARQALQARQTPRPYPHGPQGGGHYG from the coding sequence ATGCTGTATGAACGCGCAGTCCGGCCCGTACTGTTTCGGGTCGGACGTGGTGACCCGGAGACGGCCCATGAGAAGACGCTGGGCTGGTTGAGCGGAATCGGACGACAGCCGTGGCTGTTGAAGGCGCTCACGAAGGTCAACCAGGTGAAGGACCCGTGTCGGCTGTTCGGGCTGGATTTCCCGAACGTGGTCGGGCTGGCGGCAGGCATGGACAAGAACGGTGTCGCCGTTCAGACCTGGTCGGCCCTCGGGTTCGGTTTCATGGAGATCGGCACGGTGACCTGGCGTCCCCAGCCGGGCAATCCACGGCCGCGGCTGTACCGGCTGCCCACCAGCAAGGCGCTGATCAACCGCATGGGCTTCAACAACGAGGGCGCCCAGGCGCTCGCCCGCCGGCTCGGCAGCGGCGTCAAGCCGCCCATTCCGGTGGGGATCAGTCTGGGCAAGTCCAAGTCCACCCCGTTGGAGCAGGCCGCCGACGACTACGTCGCCTCCTTCGTGGAGCTTTATCGGTTCGCCGATTACTTCGCCGTCAACGTCTCCTCACCCAACACGCCCGGGCTGCGCAATCTCCAGGATGCCGAGGGACTGAGCACGATTCTGCGTGCCCTGCGGGACCAGAACACGCGTCTGGCCGGTGGCGGTCCGGGCAGACCGATCCTGGTCAAGATCGCACCCGATCTGACCGAGACGGCCATCTCGCAGGCGCTGGAGGTGTGCCTGGCACACGGCGTGTCGGGCATCATCGCCACCAACACGACCCTCGGACGTGACGGGGTGGTCTCGGTGGATCGGGAGCGCGCGGCGCAGCCGGGCGGCCTGTCCGGTGGGCCATTGCGCAACATCGCGTTGCCGGTGGTCTCGTTCGTTCAACGGGAAACCGGCGGGCGGCTGCCGGTCGTGGGGGTCGGTGGTATCACCGAGCCCCGCCACGCCGCCGAACTCATCGACGCGGGAGCCAGCCTGGTGCAGCTGTACACGGGATTCGTCTACTCGGGTCCCAAACTGGTGCGTCGATCCGCAAAGGCGGCGCGTCAGGCGTTGCAGGCCCGGCAGACGCCGCGTCCGTATCCCCATGGTCCCCAGGGAGGTGGCCACTATGGCTGA
- the pyrF gene encoding orotidine-5'-phosphate decarboxylase codes for MAEKSFGARCVEALERRGPLCVGIDPHDDSLREWGLSVDVAGAERFCMTLVEALADEVAVLKPQSAFFERFGSAGIALLERVVQAARQAGALVLLDVKRGDIGSTVRAYAQAYLDPSSPLAVDAVTVSPFLGVGSLRPMFEMAEEHGGGVFVLALTSNAEGITVQRARRKDGRTVAQSIIDEVRTLNEEATGLGSMGLVIGATVGDCRSQSMPPGRQKTYGITHTGISSGETAHDLSGLNGPILVPGMGAQGGKPSDLRRVLGSATKYAIPSYSREIASQGPSVTALRAAATTAVEACREAIRA; via the coding sequence ATGGCTGAGAAGAGTTTCGGTGCCAGATGCGTCGAGGCGTTGGAACGTCGCGGTCCACTGTGCGTCGGCATCGACCCACACGACGACTCGTTGCGCGAGTGGGGGCTGTCGGTCGACGTCGCCGGAGCCGAACGGTTCTGTATGACCCTGGTCGAGGCGTTGGCCGACGAGGTGGCGGTACTCAAACCGCAGTCGGCGTTCTTCGAACGCTTCGGCTCGGCGGGCATCGCCCTGCTGGAGCGGGTCGTGCAGGCGGCACGTCAGGCGGGTGCACTGGTGCTTTTGGACGTCAAACGCGGCGACATCGGCTCCACGGTCCGGGCCTACGCACAGGCCTATTTGGACCCGTCGTCGCCGTTGGCGGTCGACGCGGTCACGGTCAGCCCGTTCCTCGGGGTCGGCTCGTTGCGGCCGATGTTCGAGATGGCCGAGGAACACGGTGGTGGAGTCTTCGTACTGGCGTTGACTTCCAATGCCGAGGGGATCACCGTACAGCGTGCCCGTCGCAAGGACGGAAGGACGGTCGCCCAGTCCATCATCGACGAAGTTCGGACCCTCAACGAGGAGGCCACCGGGCTCGGTTCGATGGGCCTGGTCATCGGGGCAACGGTCGGTGACTGTCGGTCACAGTCGATGCCGCCGGGTCGTCAGAAGACCTACGGAATCACTCACACCGGCATCTCATCCGGTGAAACGGCTCACGACTTGTCCGGATTGAACGGGCCGATTCTGGTCCCGGGTATGGGCGCCCAAGGTGGAAAGCCGAGCGATCTTCGTCGGGTGCTGGGCAGTGCGACAAAGTACGCGATCCCTTCGTATTCAAGGGAAATCGCAAGTCAGGGGCCATCCGTGACGGCTCTGCGAGCCGCGGCGACGACCGCGGTGGAGGCCTGTCGAGAGGCAATACGGGCATAG